Below is a window of Pseudomonas eucalypticola DNA.
ACGCACATCTGGCCGAACAGGGCGGCCTGCTGGTCGCCGGCGATACCGGCGATGGCGATGCCGCTCTTGGTGCGGCCGTATTCTTCGGACGAAGACTTCACCTCCGGCAGCATTTCGCGGGGGATATCCAGCACCTCCAGCATCTTCGCATCCCATTGCAGGGTATGGATGTTGAAGAGCATGGTGCGCGAAGCGTTGGTGTAGTCGGTGACGTGCACCTTGCCGCCGGAGAATTTCCAGATCAGCCAGGTATCGACGGTGCCGAACAGCAGTTCACCGCGGCGAGCGCGTTCGCGGCTGCCTTCGACGTTGTCCAGGATCCACTTGAGCTTGGTGCCGGAGAAGTACGGGTCGGTGACCAGCCCGGTGGTTTCACGGATGTAGTCGGCATGGCCGTCGCGCTTGAGCTGCTCGCAGATCTCGGTGCTGCGCCGGCACTGCCAGACGATGGCGTTGTAGATGGGCGCGCCGGTGTTCTTGTCCCACACCACCGTGGTTTCACGCTGGTTGGTGATGCCGATGGCGGCAACCTGGTCGTGGTGCAGGCCGGCCTTGGCCAGGGCCTGGACCATCACCGCGCTCTGGGTGGCGAAGATGTCCATGGGGTCATGCTCGACCCAGCCCGGCTGCGGGTAATGCTGGGTGAACTCGCTCTGCGACGAGCAGACAACGTTTGCGTCGCGGTCGAAAATGATGGCGCGTGAGCTCGTGGTGCCCTGGTCCAGGGCGATGATGTAGTTCTTGTTCTGCGTATCGGTCATGACAGTGGCCTTCAGAAAAAGTGGAAAACGGGAGTACGGCTCAAGGGGACGGCGCTGGTCTAGGACGCCTGGACCTTGCTCCCGGTGTTGTCGGTGGCCGCTTCGTTGGCGGGTGCGGCGGCGGGCAAGTGCCGGGCGAGCAGGCCACGGTAGATTGCCGCGCCGAGGCAGGCACCCAGGATCGGGGCGAAGATCGGCACCAGGAAGTACGGAATGTCACGCCCACCGGTAAAGGCTATTTCGCCCCAGCCGGCGAAGAATGTCATCAGTTTGGGGCCGAAATCCCGCGCCGGGTTCATGGCGAAACCGGTCAGCGGGCCCATGGAGCTGCCGATCACGGCGATCAGCAGGCCGATCAGCAGCGGTGCCAGTGGGCCGCGAGGCAGGCCATTCTGGTCGTCGCCCAAGGCCATGATCACACCCATCAGGATCGCGGTGATCACCATTTCCACCAGAAACGCCTGGGCGGTGGACAGTGACGGGTGCGGGTAGGTGGAGAACACCGAGGCCAGTTCCAGGCTTTCCTGGCTGCCGCGGATCATGTGGTGGGCTTGTTCGTAATCGAAGAACAGGTTGCTGTACAGCGTGTACACCAGGGCGGCCCCGCAGAAGGCGCCGGCGACCTGGGCGATGATGTAGAACGGCAATTTGCGTTTTTCGAAGCCGGCGAACACGCACAGGGCGATGCTCACGGCCGGGCTCAGGTGCGCGCCGGACACCCCGGCAGTCAGGTAGATC
It encodes the following:
- the glpK gene encoding glycerol kinase GlpK; this translates as MTDTQNKNYIIALDQGTTSSRAIIFDRDANVVCSSQSEFTQHYPQPGWVEHDPMDIFATQSAVMVQALAKAGLHHDQVAAIGITNQRETTVVWDKNTGAPIYNAIVWQCRRSTEICEQLKRDGHADYIRETTGLVTDPYFSGTKLKWILDNVEGSRERARRGELLFGTVDTWLIWKFSGGKVHVTDYTNASRTMLFNIHTLQWDAKMLEVLDIPREMLPEVKSSSEEYGRTKSGIAIAGIAGDQQAALFGQMCVEPGQAKNTYGTGCFLLMNTGDKAVTSQHGMLTTIACGPRGEVAYALEGAVFNGGSTVQWLRDELKIVNDAYDTEYFASKVKDSNGVYLVPAFTGLGAPYWDPYARGALFGLTRGVKVDHIIRAALESIAYQTRDVLDAMQQDAGERLKSLRVDGGAVANNFLMQFQADILGTQVERPQMRETTALGAAYLAGLAVGFWGSLEELRGKAVIERQFEPQLDEPAKEKLYAGWKKAVDRTRDWEPHEEA
- a CDS encoding MIP/aquaporin family protein codes for the protein MTTAQQQPALSGQCMAEFLGTALLIFFGTGCVAALKVAGASFGLWEISIIWGVGVSMAIYLTAGVSGAHLSPAVSIALCVFAGFEKRKLPFYIIAQVAGAFCGAALVYTLYSNLFFDYEQAHHMIRGSQESLELASVFSTYPHPSLSTAQAFLVEMVITAILMGVIMALGDDQNGLPRGPLAPLLIGLLIAVIGSSMGPLTGFAMNPARDFGPKLMTFFAGWGEIAFTGGRDIPYFLVPIFAPILGACLGAAIYRGLLARHLPAAAPANEAATDNTGSKVQAS